Proteins found in one Coleofasciculaceae cyanobacterium genomic segment:
- a CDS encoding phycobilisome linker polypeptide has protein sequence MNVGFNRTYALYRGYASSDTTTNKAKLISDLAANKPTPIVFPSKSSGRTPGVNNKRFRIKATKASIGSLNRFSNQTYNVDYEQLNAKIKNLQRTGAKILSITEL, from the coding sequence ATGAATGTAGGCTTTAATCGTACCTACGCTCTGTATCGTGGTTACGCTAGCAGCGATACTACTACCAATAAAGCCAAGCTAATCTCAGATTTAGCAGCTAATAAACCTACTCCCATTGTTTTTCCTAGCAAAAGCTCTGGTAGAACTCCAGGTGTTAACAACAAGCGTTTCCGCATTAAGGCAACTAAAGCCAGCATTGGTTCTTTAAATCGTTTTAGCAACCAAACTTACAATGTTGACTACGAACAGCTAAACGCCAAAATCAAGAATCTACAGCGTACGGGAGCGAAGATACTCAGTATCACTGAGCTCTAA
- a CDS encoding phycobiliprotein lyase yields MNIDEFVERSLGKWRSQRSAHHLAFHHFEEVTSQIEILPLENNDERVIALCKANQVDPHLVTSPFYMTWLGESDWDEDEVLSGSTVLVPLPDLDNPALGQLLREQGYAETVPAVGQYQLVEDGSFILNTKYERATAEEKIWFATENLRFRVSLIKTGDGKGVTTASFSSEIRSLNLNE; encoded by the coding sequence ATGAATATTGATGAATTTGTCGAACGTTCTTTGGGTAAATGGCGATCGCAGCGCAGCGCACACCATTTAGCTTTTCATCACTTTGAAGAAGTAACTTCTCAGATTGAAATCCTCCCTTTAGAAAATAATGACGAAAGGGTAATCGCACTTTGCAAAGCCAATCAGGTAGATCCTCATTTGGTTACTAGTCCTTTTTATATGACTTGGTTAGGAGAATCAGATTGGGACGAAGATGAGGTGCTTTCGGGTTCAACGGTGTTAGTTCCTTTACCAGATCTAGACAACCCAGCTTTAGGGCAACTATTGAGAGAACAGGGATATGCTGAAACTGTTCCTGCGGTTGGTCAGTATCAGCTAGTAGAAGACGGTTCGTTTATTCTGAATACTAAGTACGAAAGAGCAACAGCAGAGGAAAAAATTTGGTTTGCCACAGAAAACTTGCGTTTTCGTGTTTCTTTAATTAAAACAGGAGACGGAAAGGGAGTTACTACGGCTTCGTTTTCTTCGGAGATTCGATCGCTTAATTTAAATGAATAA
- a CDS encoding phycobilisome linker polypeptide, which yields MTGMINTGDNNISGYGSRTVAIEVTGVCRQELTRTSNYTVKVPYSRMSQTIQNINRLGGKVANISLNKTTLVASTEDPEQEVPKRSNG from the coding sequence ATGACAGGAATGATTAATACTGGAGATAACAATATTAGCGGGTACGGTAGTCGTACTGTTGCTATTGAAGTTACAGGAGTGTGTCGTCAAGAATTAACGCGTACTAGTAACTATACAGTTAAAGTTCCCTACAGTCGGATGTCTCAAACCATCCAAAATATTAACCGCCTGGGAGGAAAAGTAGCTAATATTTCCTTAAATAAAACTACTCTTGTCGCTTCCACTGAAGATCCTGAACAAGAAGTACCTAAGCGTTCTAATGGCTAA
- a CDS encoding chromophore lyase CpcT/CpeT codes for MLTQEHYSAQDNNLLNELARLMAGDFSNRQQSDADPKNYAHIRIFFRPLPWEFFSGIGFYSEQVYDYDLWTPYRQGVHRLIDRGDRIYIENYSLKEAENYAGSGHNRDILLTIPSDGIERRYNCSMVFRKEGNMFHGSVEPGNKCLIHRKGVQTYLVSNVELNETTWISWDRGMDLNNHQQIWGSAVGPLKFAKRASFAEELP; via the coding sequence ATGTTGACTCAAGAACATTATTCAGCACAAGATAATAACCTTCTTAATGAGCTAGCCAGACTGATGGCAGGAGATTTTTCTAATCGTCAACAGTCTGATGCCGATCCCAAAAACTATGCCCATATTCGGATTTTTTTTCGCCCCTTACCTTGGGAATTTTTCTCAGGTATTGGCTTTTATTCTGAACAAGTTTATGACTACGATCTTTGGACACCTTATCGTCAAGGGGTTCATCGTCTAATAGATCGAGGCGATCGCATTTATATTGAAAACTATAGTCTTAAAGAGGCTGAGAACTATGCGGGTTCTGGTCATAATCGCGATATTTTACTGACAATTCCCTCAGATGGTATTGAACGTCGTTACAACTGTTCTATGGTGTTTCGCAAAGAAGGCAATATGTTTCACGGTAGCGTTGAGCCTGGCAACAAATGCTTAATCCATCGCAAAGGGGTTCAAACCTATTTAGTAAGCAATGTAGAGCTGAACGAAACCACCTGGATTAGCTGGGATAGAGGCATGGATTTAAATAATCACCAGCAAATTTGGGGATCGGCAGTAGGACCACTAAAATTTGCTAAAAGAGCCAGTTTTGCTGAGGAATTACCTTAA